The Natranaeroarchaeum aerophilus DNA window TTACCGAACAGGTCCTCGTCTTCGGCGATCGCACCGATGGCGGCGGACCCGATACCTCGCTCCGCATACCCGGATGCCAGCGCGGCGAGGCCCACGGCGATCGCGGCCGCAGCCTGCGCGTAGCCATCCGCGAGGTTCGCTGCGGTATCCGGACTCATTGCTTCGAGAAGCGTTGCGTTCTCTGCCAGTGTCGTTAGTAGTTCAATTGCCATGTATGTAATCAGTCTTGTGTCGTGTGGTTTCGATCGTAACCGAACGGTTCATATCTCTCCCCGCCGCCTTCATAAAACTTCTGAAAGAACTCGACATACTCGAGGCGGACCATCTGAATGCCTGCGGACGTGATACCGAGCAGCAGGACAAAGAAGTGTCCGACAGCGAATACGAGTATGGCGATCGGCAGGACGAGTAGGAACGGTACTGCGTCGATGTGGAGTAGGCCGACGAAGCCGGTCTCCATCGTGCTGAGGTCTTCGGTCGGTAGTCCGAACATCTCGGTACCGTCGTCGATGTACTGACCGAAGACCAACACGTTCACTGCGAACGCCATGCCACCCTTCGCGAGCAACACAGCCGGGATTCGCAGGAACGAGAGGGTGTGTCCGAACAGGTTCGCGAACACTTCGACGAGTCCGAGTAGCCCTTCGCCGAGTCCGATCCCGACGAGGCCGACAACGAACAGACCGAGCCCAGCGAGTCCCACGATTTCGGGTAGGCCGGTGATCGCCGGAAGGATCGGCAGTCCCGGATCGACCAGGGCTGCATTCTCCCCGACGAGGAAATCGGGTTTCGCGTCCGCCAGATGCATCGAGAACACCCACGCGAAGAAGCCGTTGAGCGCGACGACCCACGAGAGGTTCTCGAGGGCGGCCTCTTTGACGCCGTGATTGAGGTCGTTGACGAAGCCGATGATCCAGCCGGCACTCAGCATCGCGATGCCGAACAGCACGGCGACCACGAGCCAGAGGTCGACGTACGCGACGTAGGCTTCGTCTAACCCCTTCGAGATGATCCCCGCCAGCGGGAGGTTGATCCCGACATCCGACATATGTACGCCGAACACGTCGTCGTACAGGTAGCCAAACAGCACGGTGAACACACCTGACCAGATCGCGATCGCCCCCATCGCCTGCATCGCCATCGAGTCGTATCGGAGCAGGGCATAGCCCATGACACCGTAGAGGATCCCGTACCCGATGTCACCGATCATGAACCCGAACGCGAACGGGAAGGTCAGGAACACCAGCACCGTCGGATCAAGCTCGCTGTAACTCGGTCGGCTGACCGTGTTGACGAGCATCTCGAACGGCTCAGTAATGTCGGGGTTGTCCTGGACGACCGGCGGCGCGTCGTTCATCATCGCGACGCCGCCACCTGCCGCTGCCGCGCTGCCCGTAGAGTGGCCGCCGTCGGTTGCTGCTTTTGGCGGCGCTTCCTCTTCGTCTGGCTGCGCTGTTGCCGATTCCTCGTCGTCGTGATCGACTTCCTCGGCGTGGGTCGCGTGGCCGTGATCGTCGTACTCCGCGACGACGAGCTCCTCGATTTCGAGGCTGTCACCGACCGCATCTCGCAGTTCGGACTCGAACTCGTCGTATCGATCCGTAGGGATCCACCCCTCGGCGATGAACGCTCGTTTCGACGTCGCGAACTGCAGCGGCGCTTCCGAGCGCTGGACGTCGATCGAGAGCTTCTCCTCGGCCGCCAGCAGGAAGCCGCCGACCTCCTCTCGAAGCTCGTCGATCTCGGTCTGGATCTGATCGCGCTGTGCCTGTAGCTCCCGTTTTTGCTCGCGAAGCTCCGCGAGGAACTCCTCGGGCGCACGGTCGCTTTCCGGCACCTCGTAAGTCGAGAACTCGACGCCGACCAGGGCGTCGTCGATGACGTGTTCGGCACCGTCTGCGGGATGGGCAAACACCGCAACGACATCATCGCCAGTGAACGTCTCGTAGGCATCGACGCTCTCCTCGTCGTCGAGCGCCGCCTCGATCTCGTCGACGTTCCCCTGACCGATCCGCACTTCCAGGGAGTCGTAGCCGCCAAGAAGATCCAGCTCGATTCCGAGATCGACAAACGGTTCGATCGAGCCGATCCGTTCGTCGACGGTACGGAGCTCGTCCCGAATCTCGTCTCGGCGGTCATCGAGGGCGTTTACGTCCTCGCGGATCCCCGGCAGTTCGTCGTCGATCTCCTCGCGTGTGACGATCCGGCTCGGGCCGGCATCGTCGTTTTCGATGTCGAGGATGCTCTCGAGCGCACGGACAGTGACGAGCTTCTCGGAGGCCTGTTCGGAGCCCTCGATCGGGTCTCCGTTGTCAAAGCCCTCCCAGGAGCCGTCGTAGTCACTCAGGTGCACCAGATTCATCCCGTGGACGGTCTCGATGACTGGCTCCATCACTGATCGGGAGCCCGCCACCGACACCTTGCTCATCTGCTCAGGTCTGAGCATGCACCGCCTCCTCGAAAAGGTCGAGGACGAACTCGACAGCGTCGTCTTCGCGCTCGCTCGCCTCTGCGGCGAGACGCTCACGCTTCTGGCGACCCTCTTCAAGGATTGCCTCCCGTTCGTCCTCTATCTCCTCGCGTGCGTCAGCGAGGCGCTGTTCTTTCAGCTCTCGTGCCTCGGCCTCCGCCTCCTCGCGGATCTCCGCGGCACGCTCACGGGCGTCGGCGATACGGTCGTCCCGCTCCGCCTCGGCCTCGGCAACGATCTCGTCAGCTTCGTCTTCAGCCGTCTGAATTTGGTCAAGGACCTCTGGCCTCGGCATATCTTTTGGCAGGCGGATGTTTGCGAAGGAGCCTATAAGGTAGTTGCGAAACTGAATCCACTCATTTATTGGGGATTGATATCGTCCAATTCGACTCGAAGCCACGGTGTACGAGCGGGCGTGGAACGGTCAGGATTATGATTGTCCAGTTCTAACTCGCGGTCAATGGGTGTTCTCGAAGACAAACGACGTGCACGGGTATTCTACAAGTACCTCTCGCAGGTATACGATCAGATCAACCCGTTCATCTGGAACGAAGCGATGCGAACCGAAGCGATCGGCCTGCTCGATATCGATGACGACGATCGCGTCCTCGATGTCGGTTGTGGTACCGGCTTCGCCACCGAAGGTCTGCTCGAAGAGACGGAGACCGTCTACGGTATCGACCAGAGCGTCCACCAGCTAGAGAAGGCGTGGGCCAAACTCGGTAAACACGACCCGGTACAGTTCTCCCGCGGTGATGCCGAGCGTCTGCCCTTCAAAACCAATAGTTTCGACGTGCTCTGGTCGTCCGGCTCCATTGAGTACTGGCCGAACCCGGTCAACGCCCTGCGGGAGTTCCGCCGCGTGGTCAAACCCGGCGGCCAGGTGCTCGTCGTCGGGCCGAACAATCCCCGAAACTCGGTGATGCAGCGGGTTGCCGATGCGATCATGCTGTTTTACGACGCCGACGAGGCCGACGAGATGTTCGAGCGCGCGGGCTACGAGGAGTTCGATCATTATCTGATGGGTCCCTCACACAAGCCCGACATCGCAATCACGACCGTTGCAACGGTCCCTGACGACGAATAACAGCGACTCACCGGGCAGTTACCGTCGTTTCTGCGAGCACGTGGTCGCCGTAGACGAGCGTCAGCCCTACGCGATCGCCGCCCTCGATTCCGGCTGGGTCGTTCGTCGACGCGATCCGGACTGTCCCAGTCTCGCCTGCCGTCCACTCGCTGTCAGTTTCCGGGTTGAACGGTCCCGTCGGACCCGGAACGAATCCGTGAGCAGAAAAGAACGGGATCGGCGGCTGTTTGTCCAGCTCGGTGCCGTTGACAGCGATCTGCAGGGAGAGCGCTGATGGATCGAGCGCGCCCCCTCGGACGTGACGCACGGTGACTGTGTTCGTTGTCGGCTCAGCACTTGCGTCGACGACGACAGTCGGTCTGGGATCGGGGGACTCAGCGGTGATCAGTCCGCCAGCAGCGATGCCAGCGAGTAGTATCGTGAGCGCGACCAGTAACACGACGCCGATGACCGGCGACACGCCACGGTCTCTCGCTCGTCCCCCGATACGCACCATGTCGACTCATCGCCGCGGTTCCCATTATAAATGTGTGGGTGCGATCAGGAGCTCGGATCCCGGACCGTAATCGAGATCTCGCCTTCGTCAGTCGTCGCCGTCACGTCAACGTCACCTTCGGGCGCGAGCACCCACGCAGTCCCGTCCTCGCCGGTCTCGACCGGGTGTTGCCCCTCGACTGTGATACTCGCATCCATCGGGTCCTCGGACTCCGGTTCGGTTACTTCGACCCAGACGGGCCCGCCGTCCGTGACGCGATTGCTGGAAATAGTCGCGTTCTCGTTCGTCCGGCTGACCGTGCTCGTCGTCGGGAGTGATTCGACGTCGAGCGTGTGGTACTCCATCACGACATCCTGAGTAGTCGCGTCAATATACGACATCGACTGTCCGCGTGGATGATCGAGGCTGAGTCCGATCAGCCAGTCGTAGCCGCTGATCCCGAACTCGAACAGGTTCGCGTAGATCCATGGGTACAGTTCGGGGCCACGGTCATCAAGCTCGGTGAGGCTATCGAACGTCCCCGGCTCGTCGGGGGCGAACCGATCGAACTGGACTCCTTCACGCACGTACGTTCCGTTCTCGAGGGTGCTCAGAACCAGCCGGTCCTCCGCCGCGGACAGCAGGATTGGCTCCGTCCGGTCCGCATCGCCGTATGTCGCGTCGAGCGCATCCTGACGGATCGGGCTATCGAACCGGTCGAGCTCCCCGCGAACGTTACGAACGCTCACCGAAATCCGGGGGTCGGTCGCACTGAGTTCTTCGATCGTGTCGGCTGTATTGCTGAGCGTCCGGGCCTCTTCGCTCAACTCGGCGAGGTCGCGTAGCAGTGTGTCGCTGTCGATTTCGCCGGCTCTGTACTCCGCAGCGATCGCCGCCTCGCGCTCGTGCAGTGCGATCGTTCGCTCACCGACTTCCTCTCGGTACGCTTCGAGCAGCGACTCCTTTTCCTCGGGTGAGTCGACGTTCTGGAACTCGCGTTCGAGCGCGCCCAGTTCAATTCGGTTCTCGAACTCCGTATCGCCCATCGAAAGTGCGCTTCCAAGATCGGGTCCCTTCGTCGTCGTCTCGGCAGTCGAATCCGCCCCGGTCGTTACCCAGGAGATCTCGTCCGGCGTTTCCTGTTCCGTGCTGTCGAGAGAGGACGCCGTGCCGCCGGCCGGTGTTGGGCCGACCGCTGCCGTCACCGGGGCCGTGACGACGAGGAGGGCGACGAACACGGTCGCGAGGATACGCGTCATTACCGGAGATGTATGCGACTCCTATATAAAAGTTCGCGGATCACCGCGGTGAACCGGTCCAGAGAGCACCCTGATGAAACACCACGAGCGGGCGTGAGATCATTTATAACCCGTGGAGACGTTTTATTTATGAAAAGCGTTTTCTACCGGGAGATAACACGAATCTATATGCGGATACCTGCCGCCCTGCTGGTCGTTTCCCTCACGTGTGCCCTCCTCGCAGTCGCAGCTGGCGGTGTCGTAGCCGCGCCCAACGACCGATCCGTAGCCCTTGACGGGAGTGCGGCATCGGAGAGCCTTCAGACAGTCCAGGAGACGGATGACGTAAACGAGTCGGTCCGACAGACCCTTCAGATCCAGCTTACCGGTGACGGTCATGCCGAGTGGACGGTGACGACCGAGTACGAACTCGAAGACGAAGGGGATCAGGAGGCGTTCGAGCAACTGGTCGAAGATCTCCGGGATGGCGATGACGATGATGTCGGATATTCGGCCGATACGTTCCGTCCGTACGCTACGGAGGCGTCCGCGGCGACCGGCCGCGACATGGAGATACGTGACGAGACGTGGGATGGGACGGTCGAAGACGACACCGGAACCCTCCGTCTGTCGTTTACGTGGACGAACTTCGCTGCGGTCGACGGTGACCGGACCGAACTGGGTGATGTCTTCCAGACCACCGACGACGAAACATGGCTCCCGGATCTGAACGACGAACAGCGACTCATCATCATTGCGCCCGACGGCTACGCAGTCGATGGATTCAGCCTCGATACGCCACCCGACGACGGGTTCGAGGACCGGACTGCCCAGTGGACTGGTCCGGTGACGTTCGGGGCAAACGACATCCGGATCACCTACGTCCAGACTGGTGGATCGCAGCCGCCGGGCACCGGTAGTAACGGTCTCTCGTCGATGGCGCTGATCGGCGGTGGCGTCGGCGTGTTGTTGCTCGTGGCGCTCGTAGCTGCGGTTCTGCTGGTCAACCGTCCGGAAAAACGGGATCAGGTCGAGAGCGCACTTCCGGGTGCGGTTACCGGAATCGGGAGTCAGGACGAGGAGAGTGTCGCTGACCTGCCACCCAACGAGGAATCGAAACAGGCCGGTGAGGAGCCAGTCATGACCGATAGCAGTGACGACGCAACCGAGGAGGAGGTCGACCCCGAGCTCCTCAGCGACGAGGAGCGCGTACTCCGGCTTATCGAACAGAACGGCGGGCGGATGAAACAGGCCAATATCGTCACCGAGACCGGCTGGTCAAACGCGAAAGTCTCACAGTTGTTGTCGGCGATGGACGAGGAAGACCGGATCAACAAGCTCCGAATCGGTCGCGAGAATCTGATTAGCCTTCCCGACCAGGATCCTGCAGACCCCGAACCCTGATCAACCGGAAGCGACGGATTTCAGGTTTCAAAAAGGTTTAGCGACTGCCGGGTGCAATAGATAATTATGAAGGTTCTGGTAACAGTCAAGGAAGTCGTCACAGTCGGTGACGAGTTCGAGATCAGCGGCACCGAAATTGCCGAGCAGTACCGGGAATACGACCTCAACGAGTGGGACAACTACGCGGTCGAGGAGGCCGTCCAGATCAGTGAATCGGAAGAGGACATCGAGGTTGTTACGGCGACGATCGGGCCGGAGCGCAGCGACGAAACGATCCGCATGGCGCTTGCGAAAGGTGCGGATCGCGCGCTTCGCATCTGGGACGACGACCTCGAAGCGGCCGAAACCCTCGACGTCGAAGCGAAAGCCGAAATCCTCTCGGCTGTTGTCGAGGCAGAGGATCCCGATCTCGTGCTCACCGGCGTCCAGGCCGAGGACGACGCCTTCGGTGGGACTGGCGTCGCGCTCGCCGAACGCGTCGGCTACGAATGGGCGGCGGTCGTCAACGACCTCGATTTCGACGCCGACGCGGGGGTAGCATCGGTTCGCCGCGAACTCGAAGGTGGCGTCGAGGAGCTGACCGACGTCGACCTCCCCGCTGTGCTGACGATCCAGACGGGGATCAACGAGCCACGCTACGCGAGTCTGCGCGGGATCCGGCAGGCCCAGTCCAAACCCCTCGACGTTCGGACACTGGCCGACCTCGACGTCGACGCGTCGGTGACCGACAGCGCGCTCGATGTCACGGAGATGTACGTTCCCGAAACTGACAGCGACGTCGAGCTGATCGAAGGCAGTGCGGACGAAAGCGCCGGGCGGTTGGCTGACGTCCTTCGCGAGAAGGGGGTGGCAGAATGAGCGACGTACTCGCCGTCGCGGAACACCGCCGCGGCGACCTCCGGGACGTGAGCCTCGAACTGATCACGGCAGGCCGCGAACTCGCCGACGGGACTGGCGGCAACCTGCACGTCGCCGTCATCGGTGGGGACGTCGACGCGTTCGCCGACGAACTGAACCGCGAGGGCGTCGACCGCGTGCTCACCGTCGCCGAGGGCGAGGAGTTCAACCACGGCGTCTACACGCAGGCCGTCGCAGCGCTGTACGACGAGGTCGCGCCACAGTTCCTTCTGTTGCCCAACACGGTCAACGGACTCGATTACGCCCCCGCCGTGGCGACACGCCTCGGTCTTCCCTACGTCCCCGACGCGGTCGGTCTCGACGTCGACGCCGACCGCCTCGTGGCAACCCGGGAGATGTACGGCTCGAAGGTTGCGACGACCAACGAGGTCGATGCAAGCGGCGGTGTTACGGTCAGTGTCCGGGACGCCGAGTGGCCGCCAACCGAAGCGGCGGGTGACGCCGTGATCGAGTCAGTCGACGTCGAGATCGACGAGAGTACGATCCGCTCGACGGTAAAAGGCTTCGAGGAGGTCGGTGCGGGCGACGTCGATATCAGCGAGGCGGACCTCCTGGTCTCGGTCGGTCGCGGGATCGAAGAAGAGGAGAACCTCGAACTGATCGAGGAGCTCGCGGAGACGCTCGACGCCACGATCTCGGCGTCCCGGCCGATTATCGATAACGGCTGGCTCCCGAAGAACCGGCAGGTCGGCCAGTCGGGCAAGGTCGTCATGCCCGATGTCTACCTCGCCGTCGGTATCTCCGGGGCGGTCCAGCACGTCGCCGGAATGAAGGGCGCGGAGACGATTATCGCCATCAACACCGACCCGAACGCGCCGATTTTCGACCTCGCGGACTACGGGATCGTCGGCGACCTCTTCGAGGTCGTACCGGCACTGACCGAGGAGTTCGGCGGGTAACGCCGCTTTAGCCCCCGTTTTCTTCGCTTCGATTTTTGTAGCAATACGCTTCGAAAGCTGTAGTAATAGACTTCGAGTTTTGTAGCAATACGCTTCAATAATTGTAGTACAGGAGAGACAGGCCCTACTGGTGGCCGACGGTTTCGTTGGTCGTCAACGGGCCCTCGATCGTCGATATCGGGACGAAGGAGCGGTTACTGCGCGCGTCCGACCACGTCGGCGTCGGCGGGGCCGTCGATATCGAACTCCTCGACCAGCGCGTCTAGCGTTGCCGGATCGTCGTGGGCGTACAGCTGCTCGTCGGCGGTTCGGCAGGGCTCGTCGACGCCGAGGCGCTCGGCAATCGCGTCGGCCGCGGCTTCGGCCATCATCCTGTGGGTCGTTAGTTTTCCGCCGACGACGCTGGTAAAGCCGCCGACACCGTCGCGCTCGTCGTGATCGAGGACGAAGAACCCACGGGAGATCCCACGTGCACCGCCGGTTTCGGCTTCCTCGGGAGCGTACAGCGGGCGGACCCCCCAGTAGGTTCGCGTTTCGGGTGCGTCGGCCGCGGGCGGGAAGATCGCAGCACACTCCTCGATGGTGCGTTCTACCTCCCAGTCGGCCTCCTCGTACTCGTCCGGATCGTCGACTTCGACACTCGTTGTCCCAAGAATCACCTCGTCGGCGTGCGGGATGACGATGTCGCCGTCGTCGGGATCCCGGGCCCGGTTGAGGACCGTGCCGAGTCCCTCGTACTCCTGGCAGATCATGACGCCACGTGTCGGTTTCATCTCGACGTCGACGCCAGCCATGTCGCCCAGCTGTCCAGCCCACGCTCCGGTCGCGTTGACCACGTGGTCGGCGTGGATCTTCCCGACGTCGTGATCGACCGCCGCACCGATCACCCGCTCGTCGTCTTTGAGCAGGTCGGTCACGGGGGCGTCGGGAAGGATCGTCGCACCGTGCTCGCGGGCGTCAGCCGCCGTCGCCGCGACGAGTCGCGACGGGTAGATCACGCCGTCCGGAACTTCCATCACTTCAGCGACATCGTCGGCCAGATCCGGTACTGCTTCGCGAGCCTGCTCGACCGGGATCCGTTCGGCCGGGATCTCGTAGTCGAGACAGGCCTCGTACTTTTCCTCGAAGTAGTCGGGATCGTCGTCTTCGAGCCGAATGAAGTACCCACCCGTATCTCGGATGCAGGCCCCGGCGATCTCCCGCAGGATCTCGTTTTCCACGATACACTCGCGTGCGCCCGCCTCGTCGGCCTCGGCGTAGCGCGCACCGCTGTGTAACAGGCCGTGTGATCGGCCGGTCGTTCCGATCCCGAGTCCTCCCCGGTCGACGAGTGTCACATCCACGCCGCGCATCGCCAGATCGCGTGCAATTCCAGTGCCGGTTCCCCCACCGCCGACGACGAGTACGTCGGTACTGTGCATCACGCGTACTAGGGACGGAGCGGACTTTATACGCACGGTGCGTGCGGTGAGCAACCGCTACCGAGAGATCAATATAGCATCGGTCCTACTGGTGTTACCGCTCCGGCAGTACGCCCTGCAGACGCCGGAGGCGTCGTCACTGTTCGATGTGAGTCCGAAATAAAATATCGTTCGTATTCGCCGTCTGAAAACGGAGAACCGAATTAGAGTCGGGTGACGTTGGTCGCCCGGGGGCCCTTGGGGGCCTGTTCGATATCGAATTCGATGTCTGTGCCTTCTTCGAGGTCCGGACCGCCAACGTCTTCCATGTGGAAGAAAACGTCATCGTCCGCGTCGTCCGTCGAAATGAAACCGTAGCCGCCTGTGTCGTTGAAGAAATCAACGTTTCCTTTCGCCATTGCAACCAGACCGACGCCGGAAACACGGATAAGGGTTGT harbors:
- the ahaH gene encoding ATP synthase archaeal subunit H, yielding MPRPEVLDQIQTAEDEADEIVAEAEAERDDRIADARERAAEIREEAEAEARELKEQRLADAREEIEDEREAILEEGRQKRERLAAEASEREDDAVEFVLDLFEEAVHAQT
- a CDS encoding type IV pilin: MVRIGGRARDRGVSPVIGVVLLVALTILLAGIAAGGLITAESPDPRPTVVVDASAEPTTNTVTVRHVRGGALDPSALSLQIAVNGTELDKQPPIPFFSAHGFVPGPTGPFNPETDSEWTAGETGTVRIASTNDPAGIEGGDRVGLTLVYGDHVLAETTVTAR
- a CDS encoding electron transfer flavoprotein subunit beta/FixA family protein, whose translation is MKVLVTVKEVVTVGDEFEISGTEIAEQYREYDLNEWDNYAVEEAVQISESEEDIEVVTATIGPERSDETIRMALAKGADRALRIWDDDLEAAETLDVEAKAEILSAVVEAEDPDLVLTGVQAEDDAFGGTGVALAERVGYEWAAVVNDLDFDADAGVASVRRELEGGVEELTDVDLPAVLTIQTGINEPRYASLRGIRQAQSKPLDVRTLADLDVDASVTDSALDVTEMYVPETDSDVELIEGSADESAGRLADVLREKGVAE
- a CDS encoding helix-turn-helix transcriptional regulator, which produces MRIPAALLVVSLTCALLAVAAGGVVAAPNDRSVALDGSAASESLQTVQETDDVNESVRQTLQIQLTGDGHAEWTVTTEYELEDEGDQEAFEQLVEDLRDGDDDDVGYSADTFRPYATEASAATGRDMEIRDETWDGTVEDDTGTLRLSFTWTNFAAVDGDRTELGDVFQTTDDETWLPDLNDEQRLIIIAPDGYAVDGFSLDTPPDDGFEDRTAQWTGPVTFGANDIRITYVQTGGSQPPGTGSNGLSSMALIGGGVGVLLLVALVAAVLLVNRPEKRDQVESALPGAVTGIGSQDEESVADLPPNEESKQAGEEPVMTDSSDDATEEEVDPELLSDEERVLRLIEQNGGRMKQANIVTETGWSNAKVSQLLSAMDEEDRINKLRIGRENLISLPDQDPADPEP
- a CDS encoding electron transfer flavoprotein subunit alpha/FixB family protein is translated as MSDVLAVAEHRRGDLRDVSLELITAGRELADGTGGNLHVAVIGGDVDAFADELNREGVDRVLTVAEGEEFNHGVYTQAVAALYDEVAPQFLLLPNTVNGLDYAPAVATRLGLPYVPDAVGLDVDADRLVATREMYGSKVATTNEVDASGGVTVSVRDAEWPPTEAAGDAVIESVDVEIDESTIRSTVKGFEEVGAGDVDISEADLLVSVGRGIEEEENLELIEELAETLDATISASRPIIDNGWLPKNRQVGQSGKVVMPDVYLAVGISGAVQHVAGMKGAETIIAINTDPNAPIFDLADYGIVGDLFEVVPALTEEFGG
- a CDS encoding methyltransferase domain-containing protein, yielding MGVLEDKRRARVFYKYLSQVYDQINPFIWNEAMRTEAIGLLDIDDDDRVLDVGCGTGFATEGLLEETETVYGIDQSVHQLEKAWAKLGKHDPVQFSRGDAERLPFKTNSFDVLWSSGSIEYWPNPVNALREFRRVVKPGGQVLVVGPNNPRNSVMQRVADAIMLFYDADEADEMFERAGYEEFDHYLMGPSHKPDIAITTVATVPDDE
- a CDS encoding V-type ATP synthase subunit I, whose translation is MLRPEQMSKVSVAGSRSVMEPVIETVHGMNLVHLSDYDGSWEGFDNGDPIEGSEQASEKLVTVRALESILDIENDDAGPSRIVTREEIDDELPGIREDVNALDDRRDEIRDELRTVDERIGSIEPFVDLGIELDLLGGYDSLEVRIGQGNVDEIEAALDDEESVDAYETFTGDDVVAVFAHPADGAEHVIDDALVGVEFSTYEVPESDRAPEEFLAELREQKRELQAQRDQIQTEIDELREEVGGFLLAAEEKLSIDVQRSEAPLQFATSKRAFIAEGWIPTDRYDEFESELRDAVGDSLEIEELVVAEYDDHGHATHAEEVDHDDEESATAQPDEEEAPPKAATDGGHSTGSAAAAGGGVAMMNDAPPVVQDNPDITEPFEMLVNTVSRPSYSELDPTVLVFLTFPFAFGFMIGDIGYGILYGVMGYALLRYDSMAMQAMGAIAIWSGVFTVLFGYLYDDVFGVHMSDVGINLPLAGIISKGLDEAYVAYVDLWLVVAVLFGIAMLSAGWIIGFVNDLNHGVKEAALENLSWVVALNGFFAWVFSMHLADAKPDFLVGENAALVDPGLPILPAITGLPEIVGLAGLGLFVVGLVGIGLGEGLLGLVEVFANLFGHTLSFLRIPAVLLAKGGMAFAVNVLVFGQYIDDGTEMFGLPTEDLSTMETGFVGLLHIDAVPFLLVLPIAILVFAVGHFFVLLLGITSAGIQMVRLEYVEFFQKFYEGGGERYEPFGYDRNHTTQD
- a CDS encoding DUF7096 domain-containing protein, which produces MTRILATVFVALLVVTAPVTAAVGPTPAGGTASSLDSTEQETPDEISWVTTGADSTAETTTKGPDLGSALSMGDTEFENRIELGALEREFQNVDSPEEKESLLEAYREEVGERTIALHEREAAIAAEYRAGEIDSDTLLRDLAELSEEARTLSNTADTIEELSATDPRISVSVRNVRGELDRFDSPIRQDALDATYGDADRTEPILLSAAEDRLVLSTLENGTYVREGVQFDRFAPDEPGTFDSLTELDDRGPELYPWIYANLFEFGISGYDWLIGLSLDHPRGQSMSYIDATTQDVVMEYHTLDVESLPTTSTVSRTNENATISSNRVTDGGPVWVEVTEPESEDPMDASITVEGQHPVETGEDGTAWVLAPEGDVDVTATTDEGEISITVRDPSS
- a CDS encoding cold-shock protein yields the protein MAKGNVDFFNDTGGYGFISTDDADDDVFFHMEDVGGPDLEEGTDIEFDIEQAPKGPRATNVTRL
- a CDS encoding FAD-dependent oxidoreductase, which gives rise to MMHSTDVLVVGGGGTGTGIARDLAMRGVDVTLVDRGGLGIGTTGRSHGLLHSGARYAEADEAGARECIVENEILREIAGACIRDTGGYFIRLEDDDPDYFEEKYEACLDYEIPAERIPVEQAREAVPDLADDVAEVMEVPDGVIYPSRLVAATAADAREHGATILPDAPVTDLLKDDERVIGAAVDHDVGKIHADHVVNATGAWAGQLGDMAGVDVEMKPTRGVMICQEYEGLGTVLNRARDPDDGDIVIPHADEVILGTTSVEVDDPDEYEEADWEVERTIEECAAIFPPAADAPETRTYWGVRPLYAPEEAETGGARGISRGFFVLDHDERDGVGGFTSVVGGKLTTHRMMAEAAADAIAERLGVDEPCRTADEQLYAHDDPATLDALVEEFDIDGPADADVVGRAQ
- a CDS encoding F0F1 ATP synthase subunit C yields the protein MSPDTAANLADGYAQAAAAIAVGLAALASGYAERGIGSAAIGAIAEDEDLFGKSLVITVLPETLVIFALVVFILVL